One genomic segment of Burkholderia multivorans ATCC BAA-247 includes these proteins:
- a CDS encoding DUF3579 domain-containing protein: MDRIDITEHGRIDGYLIRGITHARKTFRPSDWPERLAGVITLFVGERRPGYPGALSRLAMPVVDGGVKCLFVSGELRAVCVDAFDFAMQFAADNDLPVEVKTAPVLAVR; the protein is encoded by the coding sequence ATGGATCGCATCGACATCACCGAGCACGGCCGCATCGACGGCTACCTGATCCGCGGCATCACGCACGCGCGGAAAACCTTCCGACCGAGCGACTGGCCCGAGCGCCTCGCGGGCGTCATCACGCTGTTCGTCGGCGAACGGCGGCCCGGTTATCCGGGTGCGCTGTCGCGGCTCGCGATGCCGGTCGTCGACGGCGGCGTCAAATGCCTGTTCGTGTCGGGCGAATTGCGCGCCGTGTGCGTGGATGCGTTCGACTTCGCGATGCAGTTCGCGGCGGATAACGATCTGCCTGTCGAGGTGAAGACGGCGCCGGTGTTGGCGGTGCGGTGA